A region from the Bubalus kerabau isolate K-KA32 ecotype Philippines breed swamp buffalo chromosome 23, PCC_UOA_SB_1v2, whole genome shotgun sequence genome encodes:
- the LOC129637359 gene encoding uncharacterized protein LOC129637359 isoform X2, whose amino-acid sequence MAAAGGLWSCADPSRWAAVLECRGAVLGARAGPQGRLEALDRWYREELPAAIGDRAEKHVTRDELERLLAWKLARGRFRPRLQQLVAANSPELVVQHSAAAFRLLPDMHAAVMALCALRGVGPATASAVLAAGAPEVAAFMSEEAVAAVPGLPALQYTVKHYLLYLSRVQERAAALSQGSASGLWTPHHVETALWTWAVGQKMCPDLLPNLGPSPVPAEDIRPAKKRRTQAE is encoded by the exons ATGGCCGCGGCCGGCGGGCTCTGGAGCTGTGCGGACCCGAGTCGCTGGGCCGCGGTCTTGGAGTGCCGCGGGGCGGTGCTGGGGGCGCGCGCGGGTCCCCAGGGGCGTCTGGAAGCGCTGGACCGGTG GTACCGAGAGGAGCTGCCCGCGGCCATCGGGGACCGCGCGGAGAAGCACGTGACACGAGACGAGCTGGAGCGGCTGCTGGCGTGGAAACTAGCG AGGGGCCGCTTCCGACCGCGCCTGCAGCAACTCGTGGCCGCCAACTCTCCGGAGCTGGTGGTGCAGCATTCGGCCGCCGCCTTCCGTCTTCTGCCAGACATGCACGCAGCGGTCATGGCTCTGTGCGCCCTCCGTGGCGTGGGCCCGGCTACCGCCTCGG CGGTActggctgctggagctcctgAGGTGGCAGCCTTCATGTCTGAGGAGGCAGTGGCCGCAGTGCCCGGCCTGCCCGCCCTGCAGTACACCGTCAAGCACTACCTGCTCTACCTGAGCCGGGTGCAGGAGCGTGCAGCAGCCTTGAGCCAAG GCAGTGCGTCTGGGCTGTGGACCCCGCACCATGTGGAGACGGCCCTGTGGACCTGGGCTGTAGGTCAGAAGATGTGCCCAGACCTGCTGCCAAACCTGGGTCCCAGCCCGGTCCCTGCTGAGGACATCAGGCCAGCCAAGAAGCGCAGGACCCAGGCTGAGTGA
- the LOC129637359 gene encoding uncharacterized protein LOC129637359 isoform X1, producing the protein MAPRGTAWAPLPGSAPSPPCARSPSPRSARARSSAPPPELPVCRYREELPAAIGDRAEKHVTRDELERLLAWKLARGRFRPRLQQLVAANSPELVVQHSAAAFRLLPDMHAAVMALCALRGVGPATASAVLAAGAPEVAAFMSEEAVAAVPGLPALQYTVKHYLLYLSRVQERAAALSQGSASGLWTPHHVETALWTWAVGQKMCPDLLPNLGPSPVPAEDIRPAKKRRTQAE; encoded by the exons ATGGCGCCGCGCGGCACCGCCTGGGCTCCGCTCCCAGGCTCCGCGCCCAGCCCGCCCTGCGCCCGCAGCCCGAGCCCTCGATCCGCTCGGGCCCGGTCCAGCGCTCCGCCACCGGAACTTCCGGTCTGCAG GTACCGAGAGGAGCTGCCCGCGGCCATCGGGGACCGCGCGGAGAAGCACGTGACACGAGACGAGCTGGAGCGGCTGCTGGCGTGGAAACTAGCG AGGGGCCGCTTCCGACCGCGCCTGCAGCAACTCGTGGCCGCCAACTCTCCGGAGCTGGTGGTGCAGCATTCGGCCGCCGCCTTCCGTCTTCTGCCAGACATGCACGCAGCGGTCATGGCTCTGTGCGCCCTCCGTGGCGTGGGCCCGGCTACCGCCTCGG CGGTActggctgctggagctcctgAGGTGGCAGCCTTCATGTCTGAGGAGGCAGTGGCCGCAGTGCCCGGCCTGCCCGCCCTGCAGTACACCGTCAAGCACTACCTGCTCTACCTGAGCCGGGTGCAGGAGCGTGCAGCAGCCTTGAGCCAAG GCAGTGCGTCTGGGCTGTGGACCCCGCACCATGTGGAGACGGCCCTGTGGACCTGGGCTGTAGGTCAGAAGATGTGCCCAGACCTGCTGCCAAACCTGGGTCCCAGCCCGGTCCCTGCTGAGGACATCAGGCCAGCCAAGAAGCGCAGGACCCAGGCTGAGTGA
- the STUB1 gene encoding E3 ubiquitin-protein ligase CHIP — protein sequence MKGKEEKEGGARLGAGGGSPEKSPSAQELKEQGNRLFVGRKYPEAAACYGRAITRNPLVAVYYTNRALCYLKMQQHEQALADCRRALELDGQSVKAHFFLGQCQLEMESYDEAIANLQRAYNLAKEQRLNFGDDIPSALRIAKKKRWNSIEERRIHQENELHSYLTRLIVAERERELEECQRNHEGDEDDSHIRAQQACIEAKHDKYLADMDELFSQVDEKRKKRDIPDYLCGKISFELMREPCITPSGITYDRKDIEEHLQRVGHFDPVTRSPLTQEQLIPNLAMKEVIDAFISENGWVEDY from the exons ATGAAgggcaaggaggagaaggagggcggCGCACGGCTGGGCGCCGGCGGCGGCAGCCCCGAGAAGAGCCCGAGCGCACAGGAGCTCAAGGAGCAGGGCAACCGGCTATTCGTGGGCCGCAAGTACCCGGAGGCGGCGGCCTGCTACGGCCGCGCCATC ACCCGGAACCCCTTGGTGGCAGTGTATTACACCAACCGGGCACTGTGCTACCTGAAGATGCAGCAGCACGAGCAAGCCCTGGCTGACTGTCGGCGCGCCCTGGAGCTGGACGGGCAGTCTGTGAAGGCACACTTCTTCCTGGGGCAATGCCAGCTGGAGATGGAAAGCTATGATGAGGCTATTGCCAACCTGCAGCGAG CCTACAACCTGGCCAAGGAGCAGCGGCTCAACTTTGGGGATGACATCCCCAGTGCTCTGCGCATCGCAAAGAAGAAGCGCTGGAACAGCATCGAAGAGCGACGCATCCACCAGGAAAATGAGTTGCACTCTTATCTTACACGGCTTATTGTGGCTGAGCGTGAGAG GGAACTGGAAGAGTGTCAGCGGAACCACGAGGGTGACGAGGACGACAGCCACATACGGGCCCAGCAGGCCTGCATTGAAGCCAAGCAT GACAAGTACTTGGCGGACATGGACGAGCTCTTCTCCCAAGTAGACGAGAAGAGAAAG AAGCGAGACATCCCCGACTACCTGTGCGGCAAGATCAGCTTTGAGCTGATGCGGGAGCCCTGCATCACGCCCAGCGGCATCACGTATGACCGCAAGGACATCGAGGAGCACCTGCAG CGCGTGGGCCATTTTGACCCTGTGACTCGGAGCCCCCTGACCCAGGAACAGCTCATCCCCAACTTGGCCATGAAAGAGGTCATCGATGCCTTCATCTCTGAGAATGGCTGGGTAGAGGATTACTGA
- the RHBDL1 gene encoding rhomboid-related protein 1: MGTGSRAPFLPGHVLVRGARVSRPRVAGRAVAAACAAGAGGSVTRRRAERAEPEGRGGAESSAEQPLPAAAADPGPGPRPGSMDRSSLLQLIQEQVRAEVGGDGTAPYAALRPWVGRGNGLLRDPQPNLSLHDLSLLPKTQERQLDPENTGFIGADTFTGLVHRHELPLDPAKLDMLVALAQSNERGQVCYQELADLISSKRSSSFKRAIANGQRALPRDGLLDEPGLGVYKRFVRYVAYEILPREVDRHWYFYRHRSCPPPVFMASVTLAQIIVFLCYGARLNKWVLQTYHPEYMKSPLVYHPGHRARAWRFLTYMFMHVGLEQLGFNALLQLMIGVPLEMVHGLLRISLLYLAGVLAGSLTVSITDMRAPVVGGSGGVYALCSAHLANVVMNWAGMRCPYKLLRMVLALVCMSSEVGRAVWLRFSPPLPASGPQPSFMAHLAGAVVGVSMGLTILRSYEERLRDQCGWWVVLLAYGTFLLFAIFWNIFAYDLLGAHIPPPP, translated from the exons ATGGGAACCGGGAGCCGCGCACCGTTCTTGCCCGGGCACGTCCTCGTGCGGGGCGCGCGCGTGTCCCGACCGCGCGTGGCTGGgcgggcggtggcggcggcgtGTGCGGCGGGGGCGGGCGGCTCCGTGACGCGGCGCCGAGCGGAGCGGGCGGAGCCGGAGGGCCGGGGCGGAGCGGAGTCGTCCGCAGAGCAGCCCCTCCCGGCCGCGGCCGCCgaccccggccccggcccccggCCCGGCTCTATGGACAGGAGCTCGCTGCTGCAGCTTATCCAGGAGCAGGTGCGTGCGGAGGTAGGGGGCGACGGCACCGCCCCCTACGCGGCCCTTCGCCCTTGGGTGGGCCGGGGGAACGGACTTCTCAGAGACCCTCAGCCCAACCTCTCCCTGCACGACCTTAGCCTCCTGCCCAAGACCCAGGAAAGG CAGCTGGACCCTGAGAATACAGGCTTCATCGGTGCGGACACCTTCACTGGCCTGGTGCACCGCCATGAGCTGCCCCTGGACCCAGCCAAGCTGGACATGCTGGTGGCGCTGGCCCAGAGCAACGAGCGGGGCCAGGTCTGCTACCAGGAGCTGGCGGACCTG ATCAGCAGCAAGCGCTCAAGCAGCTTCAAGCGGGCCATCGCCAACGGACAGCGGGCACTGCCTCGGGACGGGCTGCTGGATGAGCCGGGCCTGGGTGTTTACAAGCGGTTCGTGCGCTACGTGGCCTACGAGATCCTGCCCCGAGAGGTGGACCGCCACTGGTATTTCTACCGGCACCGCAGCTGCCCGCCCCCTGTGTTTATGGCCTCGGTCACCCTTGCCCAG ATCATCGTGTTCCTGTGCTACGGGGCCCGGCTCAACAAGTGGGTGCTGCAGACCTACCACCCCGAATATATGAAGAGCCCCCTCGTGTACCACCCCGGCCACCGCGCTCGGGCCTGGCGCTTCCTCACCTACATGTTCATGCATGTCGG GCTGGAGCAGCTGGGGTTCAATGCCCTCCTGCAGCTGATGATTGGAGTGCCGCTGGAGATGGTGCACGGCCTGCTCCGCATCAGCCTGCTCTACCTGGCGGGTGTGCTGGCAG GCTCCCTGACCGTCTCCATTACTGACATGCGGGCCCCTGTGGTGGGGGGTTCCGGCGGGGTCTATGCCCTGTGTTCTGCACACCTGGCCAATGTCGTCATG AACTGGGCTGGGATGAGGTGTCCCTACAAGCTCCTGAGGATGGTGCTGGCCCTGGTGTGCA TGAGCTCCGAGGTAGGCCGGGCCGTGTGGCTGCGCTTCTCCCCGCCACTGCCTGCCTCAGGCCCACAGCCCAGCTTTATGGCGCACCTGGCGGGCGCGGTGGTGGGCGTCAGCATGGGCCTGACCATCCTGCGCAGCTACGAAGAGCGCCTGCGGGACCAGTGCGGCTGGTGGGTGGTGCTGCTTGCCTATGGCACCTTCCTGCTGTTCGCCATCTTCTGGAACATCTTTGCCTACGACCTGTTGGGTGCCCATATCCCCCCACCACCCTGA
- the JMJD8 gene encoding jmjC domain-containing protein 8 isoform X2 has protein sequence MALEARPLLWLALWTLAVPARSFGKDADGGWRRPGPGAPAAVTEEEHCTVERRADLSYADYAFSRPVILQGLTDNSRFRDLCTRQRLLASFGDSVVRLSTANTYSYQKVDLPFEKYVEQMLHPQDPISMGNDTLYFFGDNNFTEWASLFRHYSPPPFSLLGTTPAYSFGIAGAGSGVPFHWHGPGFSEVIYGRKRWFLYPPEKTPEFHPNKTTLAWLRDTYPALTPSARPLECTIQAGEVLYFPDRWWHATLNLDTSVFISTFLG, from the exons ATGGCGCTGGAGGCGCGGCCGCTTCTGTGGCTCGCGCTCTGGACGCTGGCGGTTCCCGCCCGGAGCTTCGGGAAGGACGCCGACGGAGGGTG GCGACGGCCCGGACCGGGGGCGCCGGCGGCCGTGACGGAGGAGGAGCACTGCACCGTGGAGCGCCGGGCTGACCTCAGCTACGCCGA CTACGCCTTTTCCAGACCTGTCATTCTGCAGGGGCTCACCGACAACTCG AGGTTCCGGGACCTGTGCACCCGTCAGAGGCTGCTGGCCTCCTTTGGAGACAGCGTGGTCCGGTTGAGCACCGCCAACACCTACTCCTACCAGAAAG TGGACCTGCCCTTTGAGAAGTATGTGGAGCAGATGCTGCACCCCCAGGACCCCATCTCCATGGGCAATG ACACTCTGTACTTCTTTGGGGATAACAACTTCACCGAATGGGCCTCCCTCTTTCGGCACTATTCTCCACCTCCGTTCAGCCTGCTGGGTACAACTCCTGCTTACAGCTTTGGAATTGCAG GAGCTGGCTCTGGGGTGCCCTTCCACTGGCACGGACCCGGGTTCTCGGAGGTGATCTATGGCCGCAAG cgCTGGTTCCTGTACCCTCCTGAGAAGACACCCGAATTCCACCCCAACAAAACCACACTGGCCTGGCTCCGGGACACATACCCGGCCCTGACACCATCTGCACGGCCCCTGGAATGCACTATCCAGGCTGGTGAG GTGCTGTATTTCCCTGACCGATGGTGGCATGCCACACTCAACCTCGACACCAGCGTCTTCATCTCTACCTTCCTCGGCTAG
- the JMJD8 gene encoding jmjC domain-containing protein 8 isoform X4, whose translation MALEARPLLWLALWTLAVPARSFGKDADGGWRRPGPGAPAAVTEEEHCTVERRADLSYAEFVQRYAFSRPVILQGLTDNSRFRDLCTRQRLLASFGDSVVRLSTANTYSYQKVDLPFEKYVEQMLHPQDPISMGNGAGSGVPFHWHGPGFSEVIYGRKRWFLYPPEKTPEFHPNKTTLAWLRDTYPALTPSARPLECTIQAGEVLYFPDRWWHATLNLDTSVFISTFLG comes from the exons ATGGCGCTGGAGGCGCGGCCGCTTCTGTGGCTCGCGCTCTGGACGCTGGCGGTTCCCGCCCGGAGCTTCGGGAAGGACGCCGACGGAGGGTG GCGACGGCCCGGACCGGGGGCGCCGGCGGCCGTGACGGAGGAGGAGCACTGCACCGTGGAGCGCCGGGCTGACCTCAGCTACGCCGAGTTCGTGCAGCG CTACGCCTTTTCCAGACCTGTCATTCTGCAGGGGCTCACCGACAACTCG AGGTTCCGGGACCTGTGCACCCGTCAGAGGCTGCTGGCCTCCTTTGGAGACAGCGTGGTCCGGTTGAGCACCGCCAACACCTACTCCTACCAGAAAG TGGACCTGCCCTTTGAGAAGTATGTGGAGCAGATGCTGCACCCCCAGGACCCCATCTCCATGGGCAATG GAGCTGGCTCTGGGGTGCCCTTCCACTGGCACGGACCCGGGTTCTCGGAGGTGATCTATGGCCGCAAG cgCTGGTTCCTGTACCCTCCTGAGAAGACACCCGAATTCCACCCCAACAAAACCACACTGGCCTGGCTCCGGGACACATACCCGGCCCTGACACCATCTGCACGGCCCCTGGAATGCACTATCCAGGCTGGTGAG GTGCTGTATTTCCCTGACCGATGGTGGCATGCCACACTCAACCTCGACACCAGCGTCTTCATCTCTACCTTCCTCGGCTAG
- the WDR24 gene encoding GATOR2 complex protein WDR24 produces the protein MEKMSRVTTALGGSVLTGRTMHCHLDAPANAISVCRDAAQVVVAGRSIFKIYAIEEEQFVEKLNLRVGRKPSLNLSCADVVWHQMDENLLATAATNGVVVTWNLGRPSRNKQDQLFTEHKRTVNKVCFHPTEAHVLLSGSQDGFMKCFDLRRKDSVSTFSGQSESVRDVQFSIRDYFTFASTFENGNVQLWDIRRPDRCERMFTAHNGPVFCCDWHPEDRGWLATGGRDKMVKVWDMATHRAKEVHCVQTIASVARVKWRPECRHHLATCSMMVDHNVYVWDVRRPFVPAAMFEEHRDVTTGIAWRHPHDPSFLLSGSKDSTLCQHLFRDASQPVERANPEGLCYGLFGDLAFAAKESLVATESGRKPYAGDRRHPIFFKRKLDPAEPFAGLASSALNVFEIEPGSGSMSWFVDTAERYALAGRPLAELCDHNAKVARELGRNQVAQTWTMLRIIYCSPGLVPTTNLNHSVGKGSSCGLPLMNSFNLKDMAPGLGSETRLDRSKGDTRSDTVLLDSSATLITNEDNEETEGSDVPTDYLLGDVEGEDDELYLLDPEHAHSEEPEYVLPQEAFPLRHEIVDTPPGPEHLQDKADSPHVSGSEADAASLVPVDSSFSLISVSHALCDSRLPPDFFSALVCDMLRFYAEQGDVQMAVSVLIVLGERVRKDIDEQTQEHWYTSYIDLLQRFCLWNVSNQVVKLSTSRAISCLNQASTTLHVNCSHCKRPMSSRGWVCDRCRRCASMCAVCHHVVKGLFVWCQGCSHGGHLQHIMKWLEGSSHCPAGCGHLCEYS, from the exons ATGGAGAAGATGTCCCGCGTGACCACGGCCCTCGGTGGGAGCGTGCTGACTGGCCGCACCATGCACTGCCATCTGGATGCTCCGGCCAACGCCATCAGCGTGTGCCGTGACGCGGCCCAAGTGGTCGTAGCAGGCCGCAGCATCTTCAAGATCTATGCCATTGAGGAGGAGCAGTTTGTGGAGAAGCTGAACCTGCGCGTGGGCCGCAAGCCCTCCCTCAACCTGAGCTGTGCAGACGTTGTCTGGCACCAAATGGATGAGAACCTGCTGGCCACGGCAGCCACCAACGGCGTGGTGGTCACCTGGAACCTGGGCCGGCCGTCCCGCAACAAGCAGGACCAGCTGTTCACGGAGCACAAGCGCACAGTGAACAAAGTGTGCTTCCACCCCACTGAGGCCCACGTGCTGCTCAGCGGCTCCCAGGATGGCTTCATGAAGTGCTTTGACCTGCGCAGGAAGGACTCTGTCAGCACCTTCTCGG GCCAGTCTGAGAGTGTGCGTGACGTCCAGTTCAGCATCCGGGACTACTTCACCTTCGCGTCCACCTTCGAGAATGGCAACGTGCAGCTCTGGGACATTCGGCGGCCTGACCGCTGTGAGCGAATGTTCACAGCCCACAATGGGCCTGTATTCTGCTGTGACTGGCACCCCGAGGACAG GGGCTGGCTGGCCACAGGTGGGCGTGACAAGATGGTGAAGGTCTGGGACATGGCCACACACCGTGCCAAGGAGGTGCACTGCGTGCAGACCATCGCCTCCGTGGCCAGAGTCAAGTGGAGGCCCGAGTGCCGCCACCACCTCGCCACGTGCTCCATGATGGTGGACCACAACGTCTACGTGTGGGACGTGCGCCGGCCCTTTGTGCCCGCCGCCATGTTTGAGGAGCACCGGGACGTCACGACGGGCATCGCCTGGCGCCACCCGCATGACCCCTCCTTCCTGCTCTCTGGCTCCAAGGACAGCACTCTGTGTCAGCACCTGTTCCGCGACGCCAGCCAGCCTGTTGAGCGTGCCAACCCTGAGGGCCTCTGCTACGGCCTCTTTGGGGACCTGGCCTTCGCAGCCAAGGAGAGCCTCGTGGCCACCGAGTCGGGGCGCAAACCCTACGCTGGGGATCGGCGCCACCCCATTTTCTTCAAGCGCAAGCTGGACCCTGCCGAGCCCTTTGCGGGCCTCGCCTCCAGTGCCCTCAATGTCTTTGAGATAGAACCCGGCAGCGGCAGCATGAGCTGGTTCGTGGACACGGCCGAGCGTTACGCCCTGGCCGGCCGACCACTGGCCGAGCTCTGTGACCACAATGCGAAAGTGGCTCGAGAGCTTGGCCGTAACCAG GTGGCTCAGACGTGGACCATGCTCCGGATCATCTACTGTAGTCCTGGCCTGGTGCCCACCACCAATCTCAACCACAGCGTGGGCAAGGGCAGCTCCTGTGGCCTGCCCCTCATGAACAG tttCAACCTGAAGGATATGGCCCCAGGACTGGGCAGTGAGACTCGGCTGGACCGCAGCAAGGGTGATACACGGAGCGACACAGTGCTGCTGGACTCCTCAGCCACACTCATAACCAATGAAG ATAACGAGGAGACTGAGGGCAGCGATGTGCCCACCGATTACCTGCTGGGCGACGTGGAAGGTGAGGACGATGAGCTTTACCTGTTGGATCCGGAACACGCACACT CGGAGGAGCCCGAGTATGTGCTGCCCCAGGAGGCCTTCCCGCTGCGCCACGAGATTGTGGACACCCCACCGGGGCCCGAGCACCTGCAGGACAAGGCCGACTCGCCCCACGTGAGCGGCAGTGAGGCAGATGCAGCCTCCCTGGTGCCTGTGGACTCCTCCTTCTCACTCATCTCGGTCTCGCACGCGCTGTGCGACAGCCGCCTGCCGCCCGACTTCTTCAGCGCCCTAGTGTGTGACATGCTGCGTTTCTATGCCGAGCAGGGTGACGTGCAGATGGCCGTGTCCGTGCTCATTGTGCTGGGTGAGCGCGTGCGCAAGGACATCGACGAGCAGACCCAG GAGCACTGGTACACGTCCTACATCGACCTGCTGCAGCGCTTCTGCCTCTGGAACGTGTCCAATCAAGTGGTCAAGCTCAGCACCAGCCGCGCCATCAGCTGCCTCAACCAGGCCTCCACCACCCTGCATGTCAACTGCAGTCACTGCAAGCGGCCCATGAGCAGCCGGGGCTGGGTGTGCGACCGCTGCCGCCGCTGCGCCAGCATGTGCGCCGTCTGCCACCACGTGGTCAAGGGGCTCTTCGTGTGGTGCCAGGGCTGCAGTCACGGCGGCCACCTGCAGCACATCATGAAGTGGCTGGAGGGCAGCTCCCACTGCCCCGCCGGCTGCGGCCACCTGTGCGAGTACTCCTGA
- the JMJD8 gene encoding jmjC domain-containing protein 8 isoform X1: MALEARPLLWLALWTLAVPARSFGKDADGGWRRPGPGAPAAVTEEEHCTVERRADLSYAEFVQRYAFSRPVILQGLTDNSRFRDLCTRQRLLASFGDSVVRLSTANTYSYQKVDLPFEKYVEQMLHPQDPISMGNDTLYFFGDNNFTEWASLFRHYSPPPFSLLGTTPAYSFGIAGAGSGVPFHWHGPGFSEVIYGRKRWFLYPPEKTPEFHPNKTTLAWLRDTYPALTPSARPLECTIQAGEVLYFPDRWWHATLNLDTSVFISTFLG; this comes from the exons ATGGCGCTGGAGGCGCGGCCGCTTCTGTGGCTCGCGCTCTGGACGCTGGCGGTTCCCGCCCGGAGCTTCGGGAAGGACGCCGACGGAGGGTG GCGACGGCCCGGACCGGGGGCGCCGGCGGCCGTGACGGAGGAGGAGCACTGCACCGTGGAGCGCCGGGCTGACCTCAGCTACGCCGAGTTCGTGCAGCG CTACGCCTTTTCCAGACCTGTCATTCTGCAGGGGCTCACCGACAACTCG AGGTTCCGGGACCTGTGCACCCGTCAGAGGCTGCTGGCCTCCTTTGGAGACAGCGTGGTCCGGTTGAGCACCGCCAACACCTACTCCTACCAGAAAG TGGACCTGCCCTTTGAGAAGTATGTGGAGCAGATGCTGCACCCCCAGGACCCCATCTCCATGGGCAATG ACACTCTGTACTTCTTTGGGGATAACAACTTCACCGAATGGGCCTCCCTCTTTCGGCACTATTCTCCACCTCCGTTCAGCCTGCTGGGTACAACTCCTGCTTACAGCTTTGGAATTGCAG GAGCTGGCTCTGGGGTGCCCTTCCACTGGCACGGACCCGGGTTCTCGGAGGTGATCTATGGCCGCAAG cgCTGGTTCCTGTACCCTCCTGAGAAGACACCCGAATTCCACCCCAACAAAACCACACTGGCCTGGCTCCGGGACACATACCCGGCCCTGACACCATCTGCACGGCCCCTGGAATGCACTATCCAGGCTGGTGAG GTGCTGTATTTCCCTGACCGATGGTGGCATGCCACACTCAACCTCGACACCAGCGTCTTCATCTCTACCTTCCTCGGCTAG
- the JMJD8 gene encoding jmjC domain-containing protein 8 isoform X3, whose protein sequence is MALEARPLLWLALWTLAVPARSFGKDADGGWRRPGPGAPAAVTEEEHCTVERRADLSYAEFVQRYAFSRPVILQGLTDNSRFRDLCTRQRLLASFGDSVVRLSTANTYSYQKDTLYFFGDNNFTEWASLFRHYSPPPFSLLGTTPAYSFGIAGAGSGVPFHWHGPGFSEVIYGRKRWFLYPPEKTPEFHPNKTTLAWLRDTYPALTPSARPLECTIQAGEVLYFPDRWWHATLNLDTSVFISTFLG, encoded by the exons ATGGCGCTGGAGGCGCGGCCGCTTCTGTGGCTCGCGCTCTGGACGCTGGCGGTTCCCGCCCGGAGCTTCGGGAAGGACGCCGACGGAGGGTG GCGACGGCCCGGACCGGGGGCGCCGGCGGCCGTGACGGAGGAGGAGCACTGCACCGTGGAGCGCCGGGCTGACCTCAGCTACGCCGAGTTCGTGCAGCG CTACGCCTTTTCCAGACCTGTCATTCTGCAGGGGCTCACCGACAACTCG AGGTTCCGGGACCTGTGCACCCGTCAGAGGCTGCTGGCCTCCTTTGGAGACAGCGTGGTCCGGTTGAGCACCGCCAACACCTACTCCTACCAGAAAG ACACTCTGTACTTCTTTGGGGATAACAACTTCACCGAATGGGCCTCCCTCTTTCGGCACTATTCTCCACCTCCGTTCAGCCTGCTGGGTACAACTCCTGCTTACAGCTTTGGAATTGCAG GAGCTGGCTCTGGGGTGCCCTTCCACTGGCACGGACCCGGGTTCTCGGAGGTGATCTATGGCCGCAAG cgCTGGTTCCTGTACCCTCCTGAGAAGACACCCGAATTCCACCCCAACAAAACCACACTGGCCTGGCTCCGGGACACATACCCGGCCCTGACACCATCTGCACGGCCCCTGGAATGCACTATCCAGGCTGGTGAG GTGCTGTATTTCCCTGACCGATGGTGGCATGCCACACTCAACCTCGACACCAGCGTCTTCATCTCTACCTTCCTCGGCTAG